A window of Osmerus mordax isolate fOsmMor3 chromosome 11, fOsmMor3.pri, whole genome shotgun sequence genomic DNA:
GATTGTTAAATAtcacacactgtcacaacaCAGTACAATGTGCTTTCTTAATGCTTTCCGGACACCACTCGTGTTTTCAAAAACACGCTGTGGTACAATGGCTGGCCTTTGCTTTAATTCAATACTTGATGGGGATGTCTTGAAAACCTCCTGCAATGTCTTTCTCAGTGTGTTGATGTATAcacatgtgtgaggtgtgtgtgtgcgtcagaggGAAAGAGTGTAGACATTTATGCAGGCACTGAATGTGATTATATTATGTGCTGGTAGTGCGGTTTTTTGTGTGAAGggaacagctcagtggttagagcatttgaccacAAACCAAGAGGTCCCAGATTCAAATCCCCCTCCTGTATTTTGCCAGTCAAGCGCATACTAAATGATAATTTTATCATCTGATTTCAACAGACTTTGCACACAAAAGAAGTTGACTCTGAATACAGCCTGTAAACATATGACACACATTTATGCAATGAATCCCTAATTGACTAAATAAACTGGGTTTAATCAGGGGTTTTCTGACTTAGTTCTGTTTATCACACAACTTAATGACAACTCCAAAGAGGGTGATAGGAGAGGCAGAGCGaggtggtgagagaggagaagagctaagagcagaacaggagagagagggtttgcTGTTTGCAGAACAGTAAGGTACATCTCTAACAGCTGAGTGGTCAGTTTGTCCTGACCTGCTGCATTATTCTGGGTTGTCATGGCAGGGCTCTATATGGGCTTTTGTAACTTTTGGTGAAAGTTCTCCTGAAAAATGTGACAATGTTTAAGTGTTTTGCCATTGTAGATATTACAGTAAGGTGGATTCTGACTTGGTCAAGCGATGCTCTTAATAATGAAAGCATTAGAACAGTGATAGTGAATGTTTCATAACTGAATTCTTCAGGGGTGCGTTGTCCTCCGGATAATAAAGGAAATAAAGTTAGTCTACTTCAACTATGCCTTTCTACCTCTGTCAGAATATTCAATTATAGTCAATTTAGTAATATTTATATGATGTGACCAAGATCTAAAATATTGAATAAAAGTGTGGATGGGAATGAGTGCTCTAATAATCTCATTAGTAAAATGGATTCTCTGTCAGACTGGAGAGATGCACTTGGTATACTATAAGCATAGTGCTAAAAGGTTGGGATACCGTGCTTGAGACAAACTGTGCTGTATTTCAGGACCAGCCTACCTGTCCTGTGGTGTAGACCAGCCTACCTGTCCTGTGGTGTAGACCAGCCTACCTGTCCTGTGGTGTAGACCAGCCTACCTGTCCTGTGGTGTAGACCAGCCTACCTGTCCTGTGGTGTAGACCAGCCTACCTGTCCTGTGGTTTAGACCAGCCTAGCTGTCCTGTGCTGAACAGCAGAAGGGGCAGCATTCGATGTTACAAGAAGGGTTTACCTTTACAGAGCGAAAGGAAAGGCAAACCTACACGTTGACCTTTTGGAGGACTTGAGGAAACTCTTTGTACgctctgtttacatttacattaacattcTCTATACAGCTCTGTTGGTTTATGATGCCAGGGTAATCAACATCTCAGATAATAACCTCTGATACGTTTGTGTTTCTGGGCTCTCAcagcgagagggaggaggaaagggaaccGGCGGGAGAGCACCTGTCTATATGTTAGCCCTGTATCTAGAGGAGAACCCTGTCTATATGTTAGCCCTGTATCTGTCTATATGTTAGCCCCGTATCTAGAGGAGAACCCTGTCTATATGTTAGCCCTGTATCTAGAGGAGAAGCCTGTCTATAAGTTAGCCCATCTGAGGATAAGAGCAGGTAATACATAAGGAACCCTAGAGATGGGGAACGTCTAGGCCGTGTGTTCTCTTCACGGTGTTGACCTCCAGGTGAGACTGGAAGTATGAACCCAGACACCCTGCTTATGTCTCCAGCTTTCCTCCctgcgtgtgtctctctctctcaccgcagAGCTGGATCAGTGTGACCCCACGCTGACCTTGCACCTGTGACCCTCCTCGTGCTCCCCACAGACCTGCAGCACTCGTCCGTTTGAACTTGCGTTTTATTGTCTCCAACTCAACAAAATTATGTTGATGTGTCGGCTGGTGGCCTGGTCTGTGAGCCgtggagcagacaggcaggaagccgctggggctggggggtggtggaggggggtggagggggttctTGTGCTGCCCCTCTCTTCCCTACATTCTCTCCCTGAACAATGGGGCCCAGACTGGACCCTGTGTGACCAGGCCTGGTCAGCACCTCCCTGGTGCGCTGGGGAACCTGAGGCGAAGTTTGTTTACTTATCTATGTTCCCTGAagggtttttttttgtcttggaAGAGGTCGGAAATATATGATGTTCATCAACAAGGTTTCGTTTTCGAGGACGTTTGTCGTTTTCTACGTGCAGGTtagcatgatgtgtgtgtatttatatgtctgtgtacgtgtgtgtgtttgctcatcAGATCTTTTACACGGCAATCAGAGAGATCCACCCAGGAGAAGAGTTACTGCTGTTCATGAAGGCAGAGGactacaacatggctcctgACATAGACGGTCAGttaccacacacgcacgcacgcacacacacgtgagacatttacatttacatttagtcatttagcagacgctcttatccagagccttgccttggggggaagtagggtgaagtgccttgcccaaggacacaacgtcaggtggCATGACCGggtatcgaactggcaaccttcggattactagcccgattccctcaccgctcagccacctgactcccacacacacacgtacgcacccacacacacacgcacgcacacacacactaatatgtACATGCGTGCTCACGCTCGACCCGTCTGCTGTCCTCAGAGGAGAGGCAGTACCAGTGTGAAGATTGCGAGCAGCACTTTGACTCTCAGTCGGAGCTGCAGGAGCACCAGAAGAGCCCGTGTGGcacgcctccctcctccttcctgcagGGGGACAGCGACCTGGAcgcccctgaggaccaggactaCCCAAGCCtggcccctgaggaccaggactaCCCAGGCCtggcccctgaggaccaggactaCCCAAGCCTGGCCCACGGCCTGCAGGAATGCAAGGAGTGCGAGCAGGTGTTCCCCGACTCCCAGAGGTAAGAGGCGCCGCACACCCGCACCGTTTCCTAAGTTTTTTTCGAGATTGTTTGCGTACATGTTGGGTGGAGGGTCTTTACAGGACCTGTGTTAGGGTCTGCCCTCTGCTCACACCCTCACCTTGTGTCTGCAGCCTGGAAGCTCACgctctgtcacactcagaagAGAGGGAGTACAAGTGTGACCAGTGTCCCAAGGCCTTTAACTGGAAATCCAACCTGATTCGTCATCAGATGTCACATGACAGCGGCAAACACTACGAATGTGAGAACTGCTCCAAGGTAATGTGATAACCTTTTACGGAGACTACTGGATGATTGTTTCTTTTGTACAGATGTTCTTTTTATAGATTGGATAAGGTTTTGGTGTGTATGTTCAGTTCtgctctagtgtgtgtgtgtgtgcccgttcaAGTCTTCCGTACatttctcgtgtgtgtgtgtgtgtgtgtcgaggtcTCTTGAAGGTAactcctgcgtgtgtgtgcatgtgtctccctcccagcaggTGTTCACTGACCCCAGCAACCTGCAGAGGCACATCCGCTCGCAGCATGTTGGGGCGCGGGCCCACGCCTGCCCGGACTGTGGCAAGACCTTCGCCACGTCCTCGGGCCTCAAGCAGCACAAGCACATCCACAGCAGCGTCAAGCCCTTCATATGTAAGTCACTAAGACCCTTCATATGTAAGTCTGCACGCTTTTTCCATCTTCTTTTAGACAgcaaagccccccccctcccttctagtGCTGCCATCTCACTGTGTTAAAGTATTCAGCACCATTGCGTTTGTTCTCAGTAATTCGTAGTATTCAAAGTCATGAATGTCGAAATGATTAACTTTGATATGATTTGGGGAAAATAATGTCATTATTTATTCATAATATTGAATTATAGAGCGATTGTGAATTATATTTTGTAAATGCACAAATTAACATGCTTATTTTGCTGGAATGCCTTCCAATGTTCTGCCATGATGCAGTTGATAAGTTGAACAAAAACGTAACATTTTTTGGTTTCACAGGAATGATACCGTAGGCATAGTGTATGTTATGAAGTCTAAGCCTGAGAACAGCATTTCTGTTGAGCCGAGTACCGACCATAGTTCTACACTTTGTATAACTAACAGATCCGATGATAGAGTAGGCTAATCCTACACTTGACCTCACACTGTAAGGATGACCTCCCCTGTGCCCTCTCACTTTGACCAGCCGGGCCAGGCTTGACTTCCAGCCTGCTACCTTGACCCACCCCCCCAGTCTGTAAACACCCTGTGGTAGTACACTTTATCTGCTTAGTGACCTGTAACCCTAAACCCCTGTTCTCACCCTGAAGCAGCTTGACCCTCTGTCTCTGACCCCTGGctgtgaccccccctccccaccccaccacacacacacacacacacacacacacacacacacaggccagagTGGCTGATCCCTACAGTCCCctgcccttcccccctccacatGCACCATTCCAGATAAATAGCTACCACATGTCCCCCCCACCATCCAGGGTAGAATCCATTTGCTGTAATCAGCTGAAAATATGCAGGTTTAAAACCTGCTAATGACCGTGTTAAAGACAGAATACCCTGGGCCCTGACAGCTGtgggagagcatgtgtgtgatctgttttgtttgtgtatgaaaGGCACGTACGTCCTTACAGCTTGCTGTACcgtgtatctgtttgtgtgtacgtgtgtgtgtgtgtgtcttgtattCAGAAATAGTTGAAGGACCCTAGCCATGATTGTGCAGTGTTTCAGGCCTGGGTCATTAATTCAGACACTCTCTTACCGCTTATCTCACAGGAATGTGTTTATAATATTTAGTTAAAGTTTATGGAGAGCTGACAAAACACATGTGTGTAGGGAATCAGTTCTGttagaccctgtgtgtgtgtgtgtgtgtgtgtgtgtgtgtgtgtgtgtgtgtgttgtcagtctTTAAATGTCTGGCTTTGTGATTTACAGTCGCGAGTTTCAACAAGGTACCCAACGCAGAGGAAACAGATAACAACACGTGTTTAGCCGACACCATAAGCCATGTCTCATATTTACATGTACAGAATGACCAACTAGTGATCCATTGTGACACTGACCCAGTGGAAGAGATTATGAACCATTAATCATTCATTTTGTGACATTTGCCCCAGACGACAGACGCATAAATTACTGTAGCAAAGTGCAGCTGTCATCGtcctcaccccagccctcctgtTCATGTACACTAGATTCAAACAAAACCCTACATGCTTACATGTATTTTACCATAAATAAATACCCTTTAGTGTAACCGTTTGAGTTTATAATAGCAAATTCACAAGAGAGATTGTATCATAGATGTTTTACTAGAGctcatataaatataaataaatattataTGAATCTAGAGTTTTAGCATAGTTTGACACGCACGCTAATGGAAGATTCTGCTCTCCAGTGTAGGACAGTCTTGGCCAACACAGGGAGAGTGTGTTTAACAGAGGCAGGTTAAGGGTTTCAGTACTGTGCTTCACTGGGTGGGGCCCCAGGCCAGACAGGCAGAAGTGTGGGAAGGTGACAGGGCAGGATGACAGTGTGATGGGGAGAGCTacactgggaggggagggggaggctggcggGGAAAGGGACATGTCCCTGGGAATCGGACGTACAGGATAGGATTCATTCAACTTCACTTCCCTCTCGAGCTAAAAATAGAGCCATTGTGCTGCGTTTCTGTGACagacccttgtgtgtgtgtgtgtgtgtgtgtgtgagggtgtgtgtgtgtgtgtgagggtgtgtgtgtgtgtgtgtgtgtgtgtgtgtgtgtgtgtgggtgtgtgtgtgggtgtgtgtgggtgtgtgtgttatgtgaaaCGTGCCTGTATGTCTCTGTATGTCTGAGTGTTTACTGAGCGCTTGGGTTGACCCTGGGAGCACAATGGCTTGAGATGCAGGGATGTGCAGGTGATGGGTGGCACACTGACTCAGCCTGGGAAACGAACCCCAGGACAATACCAGGATCTAgagcctcctgccccctcctgtcaCATGTCTGAGAGCCCAGGGACAGCCTGTGTCtcacagcctgtctgcctgtgtctcacagcctgtgtgcctgtgtctcacagcctgtgtgcctgtgtctcacagcctgtgtgcctgtgtctcacagcctgtgtgcctgtgtctcacagcctgtgtgcctgtgtctcacagcctgtgtgcctgtgtctcacaGCCTGTCTGCCATGCAGGCTGAACTGTAGCTTCAATAGAAATGTAAagtacaaagtgtgtgtgtgtgtgtgtgtgtgtgtggagttactCAGTgggctgtgtctgtctcctgtgtctgcaggtgaggTGTGCCACAAGTCCTACACCCAGTTCTCCAACCTGTGCCGCCACAAGCGCATGCACGCAGACTGCCGCACTCAGATCAAGTGCAAGGACTGCGGCCAGATGTTCAGCACCACCTCTTCCCTCAACAAGCACCGCCGCTTCTGCGAGGGCAAGAATCATTTCACAACAGGGGGGTTATTCGCTCAGGGCATGGCCCTACCTGGGGTTCCCGCCATGGACAAGTCCAGTCTTGGAGCCATGGGCCACACCAGCGCTGGGCTGGCTGACTACTTTGGGACCAACAGGCATCACAGCGGCCTGACCTTTCCGGCTGCGCCTGCCTTTCCTTTCAGCTTCCCTGGTCTGTTTCCCTCTGGACTGTACCACAGACCCCCTCTGATCCCTGCCAGCTCCCCGCTCAGACGAGCCCCAGGTCCAGGCAGTAAGAGCCCGCTgctgccccccagccctggtGCTCACGAGGCCCGCGAGATGCTCAAGGCGCTGCACAAGGAGTCACCTGTCAGTGACTCGCAGGGGGCGGAGCGTCATGCTCAGAGCTCCTCCAATCAGAGGCACGGCAACAAGATCAGtgaccaatcagagagcagcGACCTAGATGACGTCAGCACTCCCAGTGGCAGCGACCTGGAGAGCTCGTCTGGGTCTGAGCTGGACAGTGACAtggagagtgagaaggagagggtcaGGGAGAATGGCAAGGGCTCCAAGAGAAAGGCTGTTGACCCCCAGTGCCCCAGCCTCACAGTCAGCAGTGGGCCTCAGGATGTCCCTGCCCCCGCcctgttccccccctccctggatgAACACACAGCTGTGTCCGGGGCTGTGAATGACTCCATTAAGGCCATTGCCTCGATTGCTGAGAAGTACTTTGGCTCCACCGGGCTGGCGGGCCTGCAGGACAAGAAGGTAGGGGCTCTGTCGTACCCGTCCATGTTCCCCCTGCCCTTCTTCCCTGCATTCTCCCCTCCGGTCTACCACTTCCCTGACAGGGAACTCAGACCTCCCATCCTCAAGGGGGAGCCCAAGTCCCCAGTAGACGAAGCCAAGAAGGGCCAGAGCAGGACCTCTGAGTCTCCCTTTGACCTCACCACCAAGCGGAAGGAAGAGAAGCCCCTGTTCACCCCCTCCAAACCCGAGGCGCCGCCCTCCACCAATCAGGACCAGCCCCTGGACCTGAGCATGGGCGCCAGGGTCCGTGGGAGCAGGAAAGAGGTGTCGGAGAAGAGCGGCCTGTTTGGAGACGACAAGTCGGGGGTGGAGCTGCCCAAAGCGGACGCTTCTCTCCAGCACGCTAGGCCCACTCCCTTCTTCATGGACCCTATTTACAGGTACTGTGAGCTCCCGTActaccacacacctgctccaacTGCACACACTTTGCGTAGGCTTGCAACTTGCATACACAACTTACACATGCAATCGAATTTATTTAATCTCTTAATAAAACTATGGCACTGAAACGTCAAAACTCATTCAGGAAATCCTTAACTTTTGCTCCCCTCTAATATTGGATTGAATTACCCATCTCTGCTTTCCTGTCGTGTGCATGTAAGAACTGATAGAAGTCTAACATTAGCAGGGTTGAGAAGAGGAAGATGACAGACCCGTTTGAGGCTCTGAAAGACAAGTACATGCGTCCCAACCCGGGATTCCTGTTTCATCCTCAGGTAGGTTCCTGTcggtgttgtcatggttacatCAACTGGTTCtaaggcctggggggggggggtgcag
This region includes:
- the LOC136951560 gene encoding histone-lysine N-methyltransferase MECOM-like isoform X1; amino-acid sequence: MSHDSGKHYECENCSKQVFTDPSNLQRHIRSQHVGARAHACPDCGKTFATSSGLKQHKHIHSSVKPFICKSLRPFICEVCHKSYTQFSNLCRHKRMHADCRTQIKCKDCGQMFSTTSSLNKHRRFCEGKNHFTTGGLFAQGMALPGVPAMDKSSLGAMGHTSAGLADYFGTNRHHSGLTFPAAPAFPFSFPGLFPSGLYHRPPLIPASSPLRRAPGPGSKSPLLPPSPGAHEAREMLKALHKESPVSDSQGAERHAQSSSNQRHGNKISDQSESSDLDDVSTPSGSDLESSSGSELDSDMESEKERVRENGKGSKRKAVDPQCPSLTVSSGPQDVPAPALFPPSLDEHTAVSGAVNDSIKAIASIAEKYFGSTGLAGLQDKKVGALSYPSMFPLPFFPAFSPPVYHFPDRELRPPILKGEPKSPVDEAKKGQSRTSESPFDLTTKRKEEKPLFTPSKPEAPPSTNQDQPLDLSMGARVRGSRKEVSEKSGLFGDDKSGVELPKADASLQHARPTPFFMDPIYRVEKRKMTDPFEALKDKYMRPNPGFLFHPQFRMPDQRTWMSAIENMAEKLETFGSLKPESGDLLRSVPSMFDFRAPTNALPETLLRKGKERYTCRYCGKIFPRSANLTRHLRTHTGEQPYRCKYCDRSFSISSNLQRHIRNIHNKEKPFKCHLCDRCFGQQTNLDRHLKKHENGNVSGTAMSSPRSELDSSSAILDDKEDSYFNEIRNFIGNTGQSQASPDHSEEGLNGEEKPLQATRGSRDPEDGEELVGPDDEEDEEHSDSAGKPGDETLPCNHDDDDVVQDDIDFEGADDVDLSCKPSPRSRYEEDDQSGYSALDHIRQLSDMHKMEESEFSDGDAASFSSSSLVETIKQPLYRKSKSQAYAMMLSLADKDALHPASHSPASMWHSLARAAAESSAIQSLSHV
- the LOC136951560 gene encoding histone-lysine N-methyltransferase MECOM-like isoform X2; this translates as MSHDSGKHYECENCSKQVFTDPSNLQRHIRSQHVGARAHACPDCGKTFATSSGLKQHKHIHSSVKPFICEVCHKSYTQFSNLCRHKRMHADCRTQIKCKDCGQMFSTTSSLNKHRRFCEGKNHFTTGGLFAQGMALPGVPAMDKSSLGAMGHTSAGLADYFGTNRHHSGLTFPAAPAFPFSFPGLFPSGLYHRPPLIPASSPLRRAPGPGSKSPLLPPSPGAHEAREMLKALHKESPVSDSQGAERHAQSSSNQRHGNKISDQSESSDLDDVSTPSGSDLESSSGSELDSDMESEKERVRENGKGSKRKAVDPQCPSLTVSSGPQDVPAPALFPPSLDEHTAVSGAVNDSIKAIASIAEKYFGSTGLAGLQDKKVGALSYPSMFPLPFFPAFSPPVYHFPDRELRPPILKGEPKSPVDEAKKGQSRTSESPFDLTTKRKEEKPLFTPSKPEAPPSTNQDQPLDLSMGARVRGSRKEVSEKSGLFGDDKSGVELPKADASLQHARPTPFFMDPIYRVEKRKMTDPFEALKDKYMRPNPGFLFHPQFRMPDQRTWMSAIENMAEKLETFGSLKPESGDLLRSVPSMFDFRAPTNALPETLLRKGKERYTCRYCGKIFPRSANLTRHLRTHTGEQPYRCKYCDRSFSISSNLQRHIRNIHNKEKPFKCHLCDRCFGQQTNLDRHLKKHENGNVSGTAMSSPRSELDSSSAILDDKEDSYFNEIRNFIGNTGQSQASPDHSEEGLNGEEKPLQATRGSRDPEDGEELVGPDDEEDEEHSDSAGKPGDETLPCNHDDDDVVQDDIDFEGADDVDLSCKPSPRSRYEEDDQSGYSALDHIRQLSDMHKMEESEFSDGDAASFSSSSLVETIKQPLYRKSKSQAYAMMLSLADKDALHPASHSPASMWHSLARAAAESSAIQSLSHV